A genomic segment from Clostridium pasteurianum BC1 encodes:
- a CDS encoding IS4 family transposase, which yields MLNNQEYITAELGKMLYEILPISSKKLKNLVYIVLGILLSKSVIISEISEKLKDYYTEANEESKIKRIYRFFSSSTIKSDYLYYNFIDEIMINYIKRSTTNKLVVIFDHTTLEDKFLILKFSLKVGKRAVPLWYKIFEYNEKDNKNFKHIKQGIEEIKDLISSYNYEVVLLADRGFKSIDLFKFINKIGWKYCIRCTNDMLVNIEGKEKIKYLRDIKTLKKGVKKFNGILLSAEKYRCNLAVCKAEEAADTWYIVTNLDSKNAVNEYKKRFIIEEMFRDLKSSGFNMEDTWTNSLIYFENLYLCLCIAYTWMIILGADCSKNKKSKIIGATKKIRNKIVRIYSLFSSGLTWFNRCYDSNRKKYALKFNLILYDI from the coding sequence ATGCTTAACAATCAAGAATATATTACCGCAGAATTAGGAAAAATGCTATATGAGATTTTACCCATATCATCCAAGAAACTAAAAAATTTAGTATATATTGTTTTGGGAATATTGTTATCAAAATCAGTTATAATCTCAGAAATATCAGAAAAGCTAAAGGATTACTATACAGAAGCCAATGAAGAAAGTAAAATAAAAAGAATTTATAGATTTTTTTCAAGTTCAACAATAAAGTCAGACTACCTATATTATAATTTTATCGATGAAATTATGATAAATTATATAAAAAGAAGTACCACTAATAAACTGGTTGTAATATTTGACCATACAACACTGGAAGATAAATTTTTAATACTTAAATTTTCGCTGAAAGTGGGAAAAAGAGCAGTTCCACTATGGTATAAAATATTTGAATATAATGAAAAAGATAATAAAAATTTCAAACATATAAAACAGGGAATAGAAGAGATTAAGGATCTTATAAGTTCATATAATTATGAAGTTGTATTGCTGGCAGATAGAGGTTTTAAGAGTATAGATTTATTTAAGTTTATAAATAAAATAGGATGGAAATATTGTATAAGATGTACCAATGATATGCTTGTAAATATAGAAGGGAAAGAAAAAATAAAATACCTTAGAGATATAAAAACTCTAAAAAAAGGCGTAAAAAAGTTTAATGGAATTTTACTAAGTGCTGAAAAATATAGATGCAATTTAGCAGTTTGTAAGGCAGAAGAAGCAGCGGATACCTGGTATATAGTAACCAATCTTGATAGTAAGAATGCTGTTAATGAATATAAGAAAAGATTTATTATAGAAGAAATGTTTAGAGATTTAAAATCCAGTGGCTTCAATATGGAAGATACATGGACAAACAGTCTTATATATTTTGAAAACTTATATTTATGCTTATGTATAGCATATACATGGATGATAATATTAGGAGCAGATTGTTCTAAGAATAAGAAGAGTAAGATAATAGGCGCAACTAAAAAGATAAGAAATAAAATAGTTAGAATATACAGCTTATTCAGCAGTGGATTGACATGGTTTAACAGATGTTATGATTCTAATAGAAAAAAATATGCCTTAAAATTTAATTTGATACTTTATGACATCTAA
- a CDS encoding YjfB family protein: MKELAGIAVMKMTMDTDKEIATKMIEITDNVAEHLNLGQHLDTRV; encoded by the coding sequence GTGAAAGAATTAGCGGGAATAGCAGTAATGAAGATGACTATGGATACTGATAAAGAAATTGCTACTAAGATGATAGAGATTACGGACAATGTTGCTGAACATCTAAATCTAGGACAGCATCTAGATACAAGAGTATAG